The Glycine soja cultivar W05 chromosome 3, ASM419377v2, whole genome shotgun sequence genome window below encodes:
- the LOC114406417 gene encoding uncharacterized protein LOC114406417: protein MFGILSWMGRFFIKLQGKEWRKRQIRKITDRVFDRVKNPAQNNLRFGDLYIAILLVYNDINKYIPGPHFDPPSKDRIKQVITFCDDNEDGQINRDEFFGFFEQMAPETFNVVRRKLVATLVATPTVAAVTKKATERVPVVGKLVQWLPKAVYAFLMTIAAVLYQEDSAH from the exons ATGTTTGGTATCCTATCATGGATGGGACGATTCTTCATCAAGTTACAag GTAAGGAGTGGAGGAAAAGGCAAATAAGAAAGATAACAGATCGAGTTTTTGACCGAGTAAAGAATCCAGCACAAAATAATTTGAGATTTGGAGATCTGTATATTGCTATTTTACTTGTGTACAA TGATATCAACAAGTATATTCCCGGCCCCCATTTTGATCCTCCGTCAAAAGACAGAATAAAACAAGTCATCACG TTCTGTGATGACAACGAGGATGGCCAAATTAACCGTGACGAATTTTTTGGTTTCTTCGAGCAAATGGCACCCGAAACATTCAATGTTGTTCGAAGAAAACTTGTTGCCACTTTGGTTGCAACACCAACAGTTGCTGCAGTAACAAAGAAAGCTACTGAACGAGTCCCAGTTGTTGGGAAACTGGTGCAATGGTTACCCAAAGCAGTTTATGCTTTCCTTATGACAATTGCAGCTGTGTTGTACCAAGAGGATTCTGCACACTAG